One genomic segment of Hemibagrus wyckioides isolate EC202008001 linkage group LG08, SWU_Hwy_1.0, whole genome shotgun sequence includes these proteins:
- the rhogd gene encoding ras homolog gene family, member Gd, producing MQTIKCVVVGDGAVGKTCLLISYTTNAFPEEYIPTVFDNYSAQMSVDGRTVSLNLWDTAGQEEYDRLRTLSYPQTNVFIICFSIGSPSSYANVRHKWFPEVSHHCPSVPMLLVGTKRDLRNDSETIKKLKEQNLVPTTQQQGTALAKQINAVKYLECSALLQEGVREVFAEAVRAVLYPVTKKNSKKCVLL from the coding sequence ATGCAGACGATAAAGTGCGTCGTTGTTGGCGATGGAGCGGTGGGGAAGACGTGCCTTCTCATCTCGTACACCACCAATGCCTTCCCCGAGGAGTACATCCCCACTGTGTTCGACAACTACAGTGCCCAGATGAGTGTTGATGGACGCACGGTGAGCCTGAACCTGTGGGACACAGCGGGTCAGGAGGAGTACGACCGGCTGCGCACACTCTCCTACCCTCAGACCAACGTGTTCATTATCTGCTTTTCCATCGGCAGCCCGTCGTCATACGCCAACGTTCGACATAAGTGGTTCCCTGAGGTGTCACACCACTGCCCCAGTGTGCCTATGCTGCTTGTGGGGACCAAGCGCGATCTGCGCAACGATTCCGAGACCATTAAGAAGCTAAAGGAGCAGAACCTGGTGCCCACCACACAGCAGCAGGGCACAGCGCTGGCAAAGCAGATCAACGCGGTGAAGTATTTGGAGTGCTCTGCTCTGCTACAAGAAGGCGTCAGGGAAGTTTTTGCTGAGGCCGTGCGCGCTGTTCTCTACCCTGTCACCAAAAAGAATTCCAAAAAATGCGTCCTCTTGTAG